The genomic interval CCGGCCCACGCGGTCCAGGGCGGAGCCGACCGCCTCGGGCTCGTGGCCGGCGCGGCGGAGGCGGTCGGCGAGCATCCCGCGGCTCATCGCGCGGCTGCCGATGCGGTTGCAGGCCGAGCGAAAGGCTCTGTCGTGCCCGGCGGCGCGGGTGACGGCCTCCGCCAGCGCCGCCGTCCACGCCAGGTCCGGCTCGAGGCGAAGCTCCTGCGCCCGCTCCACCGGGAGCGTCGCCACGACGCGGCCCTTGCTCGCCCGGCGTCCCTCCGCCGCCGGCCAGCCCACCCGCACCGTCACCCGCCCGGGGTCCCGCTGCGTCGGCCGCAGCTCGCGGATGACGCGTCCCACGGCGAACGCCTCGCCTCCGGGATGGGGTTCTTCGGGCACGGGACGACCGTACCGCTCCCGGGCCGCGGTTTCCCGGGAGCCGGGCGGAGCGAGCGGATCGACCCACGCCGCGGGGCTCGGAGGATCCAGCGTCCGAGCCGGGGCACCCCCGCGGCTGCGCTTCTGGCGGAGCCCCCGGGCAGCGGTTCAGCCCGGCTGGCACGCCACGCAGTGCACGGTCGCCCGCTGCGCCAGC from Phycisphaera mikurensis NBRC 102666 carries:
- a CDS encoding regulatory protein RecX, which produces MPEEPHPGGEAFAVGRVIRELRPTQRDPGRVTVRVGWPAAEGRRASKGRVVATLPVERAQELRLEPDLAWTAALAEAVTRAAGHDRAFRSACNRIGSRAMSRGMLADRLRRAGHEPEAVGSALDRVGRLGLLDDAAFARALVRETLRAKPAGERLLRQKLMEKRVPRGVADAVLAEHRDDRKQRAEAGEDVDAEAIAFAVKKASTPSMQRLDPQARRRRLQGQLARRGFGFGVIDRALREALHPTGDG